CCACCCGGGTGCGGGTACCGGGGGTGTAGGGGCGGAAATTACGGATTGCCATGACGATTCAGACCCCTCAGGACTCAGGGAAGAGTTGGATCGAGTTGCCCTCCGCCAGGCGCACCACGGCTTTCTTCACCTGGGCACGTTTGCCGGCGAAGCGACCCATGCGACGGGAGCGTCGCGGGGGATTCATGGTGCTGATGCCGGTGACCTTCACATCGAAGAGCTGCTCAATGGCGGCCTTGATGTCGGGCTTCGCGGCGCGGTGGTCTACCTCGAAGGTGTACTGGTTGATTTCGAGGGCGCGGGTGGCCTTCTCGGTGATCAGGGGACGGCGGATCACATCCGCCAGGCGTCCTTGGAAACGTTCAGTCATCGCCGTAGACCTCCTGGATGGTTGCGAGAGCTTCCTCGCCCAGCACCAATGCATTGGCGTGGAGCAGGTCGAAGACGTTCAGCTGATCTGCGGAGATCAACTTGACTTTCTCCAGGTTGCGCACGGAACGGCGGACAACATCGGAGGGGTTCGTCAGAACGATGAGCACTTTGGAGCCGGCCGCGACACCGAGGCGTCCCAAGGCGTCCGTGATCTCACGGGTCTTGGGGGCCTCCAGCGCAGTAGCGAAGTCCTTCACGACGGTCACATCGTCAATGCGAGCCATCAGCGCAGTGCGCAGGGCCAGACGACGCTCCTTGCGGTTCATCGCAAGGTTGTACGTGCGGGGCTTGGGTCCAAAGATGATGCCGCCGCCGGGCTTCAGGGGAGTCCGGATCGATCCCTGACGGGCCCGACCAGTTCCTTTCTGCTTGTAGGGCTTGCGACCACCACCGCGCACTTCTGAGCGGGTGAGGGTGCTGGCGGTTCCTTGGCGTGCATGGGCCTGCTGACGCAGAACAGCCCGATGCATGAGATCAACGGCGGTGGTCTCTTTGGCCACCTTCAGGTCCAGGGTTGCCTTACCGGCTTCCTTGCCCTGCCAATCACGAACGACACAACTGGCCATCACTTACCTCCTTTGGCGGGCTTGGCGCCCACGCGCAAGGCCGGGCGGATGTTGAGCAGCGCACCAGGCTTGCCGGGCACGGATCCCTTCACCACCAGCAGGTTGTGCTCGCTGTCCACCTTGAGGATGGTCAGACCGCGGGTGGTGATTTTCTTGCCGCCATAGCGACCGGCCATCCGCTTACCGGGATAGATCCGGCCAGGGGTCGTACCGGCACCGGTCGAACCGGGCTCGCGGTGGTTCTTCGAACCGTGGGTCATCGGACCCCGGCTGAAGCCGTGGCGCTTCTGGTAGCCAGAGAAGCCGCGGCCGACAGTGTCACCGCTGACATCCACCTTCTGGCCGGCTTCGAAATCGCCGACGGTGATGTCTCCACCGAGTTCGAGACCTTCAACGCTGTCGACGC
The Synechococcus sp. MU1617 genome window above contains:
- the rplD gene encoding 50S ribosomal protein L4 encodes the protein MASCVVRDWQGKEAGKATLDLKVAKETTAVDLMHRAVLRQQAHARQGTASTLTRSEVRGGGRKPYKQKGTGRARQGSIRTPLKPGGGIIFGPKPRTYNLAMNRKERRLALRTALMARIDDVTVVKDFATALEAPKTREITDALGRLGVAAGSKVLIVLTNPSDVVRRSVRNLEKVKLISADQLNVFDLLHANALVLGEEALATIQEVYGDD
- the rplC gene encoding 50S ribosomal protein L3, with the protein product MSIGILGKKLGMSQFFDEQGRAVPVTLIEAGPCRITQLKNDDTDGYSAVQIGFGETREKLINKPAQGHLNKSGEGLLRHLREYRVDSVEGLELGGDITVGDFEAGQKVDVSGDTVGRGFSGYQKRHGFSRGPMTHGSKNHREPGSTGAGTTPGRIYPGKRMAGRYGGKKITTRGLTILKVDSEHNLLVVKGSVPGKPGALLNIRPALRVGAKPAKGGK
- a CDS encoding 50S ribosomal protein L23; its protein translation is MTERFQGRLADVIRRPLITEKATRALEINQYTFEVDHRAAKPDIKAAIEQLFDVKVTGISTMNPPRRSRRMGRFAGKRAQVKKAVVRLAEGNSIQLFPES